TCCAGCGTGCTGCCCGCGAGCAGCAGCGAGAAGAAGCCCACGCCGCGCACGCAGTAGATGGCGGCCAGCAGCTTGCGCCGCGGCAGGCGGTCGGCCAGGCGGCCCAGCACCAGGGTGCTGGGAATGGCCACCAGCCCGATCAGGCCTATGCCCAGGGCGCTGGTGGTGGCGTCGAAGCCGTGGTCCATCAGCATGGGCATGCCGTGCGTGCCCAGCAGGTTCATGCTGAAGCCGCAGGCGAACATGCCCAGCGTGATCTTCAGGAAGGTGCTGGTGCGCATGGCCTGCAGCACCGTGTAGTGCTGGCCCACGGGGACCACGGGGTTGGCGGCGCGGTGCGCGCCGGGCAGCGGTGCGTCGCCATCGAGCGGTGCCTCGTCGCGTATCAGGAACAGCGCCGCGGGTACGGTGATGGCCGCAAACAGCACGGCGAAGCCCAGCAGCGTGGCCTGCCAACTCGCGTGCTGCAGCGCCAGGCCCAGCGCGGGCGTCATGATCGCGATGCCGGCCATGGAGCCCGTGGACAGGAAGAACAGCGCCATGCCACGGCGGCGGTTGAACCAGCGGCTGATCACGGGCGTGAGCGCCACCGGGCTGGTGAAGCCGGCCCCGATCGACATGAGGATGCCGAAGCTCAGCAGCAGCTGCAGCGGCGTGCGGGCGGTCACCGCCCACAGCGTGGATCCCACCAGCATGACCGTGCCGGCCAGCAGCACGAAGCGCGTGCCCCGGCGCGCCACCAGCCAGCCAGCCAGCGGCGTGGCTGCGCCATAGCACAGCATGCCCACGGCCACGATGGACGAGAGCATGCTGCGCGAGAAGCCCAGGTCTTCGGCCATGGGCAGGAACAGCGGGCCCAGGCCCAGGCGCAGGCCCACGGTGAGGGTCGTGAGTACGGTGGCTGCGGCCACGATGTTCCAGCCAAAGTACCAGCGGGGGGTGTCGGGAGAGGTCATGTCCTGCGGCGATCAGCAAAACGGTAGGTTGTACGCGATCTTGCGGCGCATCGTCACGCCCTTGGCATCGTGGATGGCGCGGGGACCGGTCGCGTGACGTGGATGTCATCGCGTAGGCGACACGCGCTGAAGTGCCGGTTCGCCACAATAGCCGTTTGCATTCTCAATAACGGAGACGAATCCATGGCGCGCACCGTACAGCAGCTTTTCGATCTTTCGGGCAAGACCGCTCTCGTCACCGGCGGCTCGCGCGGCCTGGGCCTGCAGATGGCGCAGGCGCTGGGCGAGGCGGGCGCGCGCATCATGCTCAGCTCGCGCAAGGCCGAGGACCTGGAGCAGGCCGTCGCCGAACTGCAGGCCGCCGGCATCGACGCGCGCTGGATCGCCGCCGACTGCGCGCGTGAGGACGACATCCAGCGCCTGGCCAGCGAGACGCTGCAGCGCATGGGCGACGTGGACATCCTGGTCAACAACGCCGGCGCCACCTGGGGCGCGCCGGCCGAAGACCATCCCCTGGCCGCCTGGGACAAAGTGATGAACCTCAACGTGCGCGGCTATTTCCTGCTGTCGCAGGCCATCGCCAAGCACAGCATGATCCCGCGCCGCGGCGGACGCATCATCAACGTGGCTTCCATCGCGGGGCTGGCCGGCAATCCCTTCGAGATGAAGACCATTGCCTACAACACATCCAAGGGCGCGGTACTCAACTTCACGCGCGCGCTGGCGGGCGAGTGGGGCGTGTACGGCATCTGCGTGAACGCCATCTGCCCGGGCTTCTTCAAGACCAAGATGACCACCGTGCTCATAGAGACCCTGAGCGAGGAGAAGATGGCTACGCACGCGCCGCTGCGCCGCCTGGGCGACGACGAGGACCTGAAGGGCATCACGCTGCTGTATGCGAGCGAGGCCGGCAAGCACATCACGGGCCAGTGGCTGGCCGTGGACGGGGGCGTGAGCGCCATCCTCGGCGGGTGACCGGCCTGCACGGATGGGCGTTGGCGGCTATTCTTGCCCCCTTCATTTTTTCAGGAGCAGACAGTGCTGGACTTCGGAGCCGACATTCCCTTCGTCAAAGAGCTGGGTTTCACCCTACGGCGCATGCATGGAGGGGAGTCCGAACTGCACTACCAGGCCCGCCCCGAGCACACGAATTCTTTCGGCGTGATGCACGGCGGCGCCGTCATGACGCTGCTGGACGTGGCCATGGCCACGGCCGCGCGCAGCGACACACTGGACACGGGCGTGGTCACCATCGAGATGAAGACCAGCTTCATGCGCCCGGCGCGCGGCCCCATGGTGGCCCGGGGCAAGCTGATCCAGCGTACGCGCTCCATGGCCTTTGCCGAGGCCTGGGTGTACGACGCCGAGGGCCGCCTGTGCAGCCAGTCCACGGGCACCTTCAAGTACGTGCCCAGGGCCCAGCCGGCGGCGGGGCAGGGCGGGGGCGCCATCTCCACCGATTGATGTTTTGAGCCAAATAGATCTCTGGCGCTTGTATGGCAAGCGCTGGCAGCTATCGAAATGTGATCAACCCGGCATCCGAGGAGGCAAGACGCCATGCCACGCAACACGCAAATCCTGCTCGACAACCGTCCCCGGGGCCAGGCCTCGCCGGACAACTTCCGCCTGGTTGTCGGCGACACCCCGGCACTGCGGGACGGCCAGGTGCTGGTGCGCCACCACTACCTGAGCCTGGACCCGTACATGCGCGGGCGCATGAACGAGGGCAAGAGCTACGCCGCCTGCCAGCCGCTGGGCGAGGTGATGATCGGCGGCACCGTGGGCGAGGTGGCCGAGAGCCACCACCCGGCCTACGCCGTGGGCGACAAGGTGGTGGGTATGGGCGGCTGGCAGGAGTGGAGCGTGGTCGATGGCGATGCGCCGGGCATGCTGCGCAAGGTCGATACCCGCCACGTACCCCTGTCGTACTACCTGGGCGCCGTGGGCATGCCCGGCGTGACCGCCTGGTACGGCCTGGTCAGGATCATCGACCCCAGGCCTGGCCAGACCCTGGTCGTGAGCGCCGCCAGCGGCGCCGTGGGCAGCGCCTTCGGCGCGCTGGCCAAGGCGCGCGGCTGCCGCGTGGTGGGCATTGCCGGCGGGCCAGACAAGTGCCGCTACGTGACCGAGGAGCTGGGCTTCGACGCCTGCATAGACCACCGCGCGCATGGCGACCTCGCCTCCATGTCCAAGGCCCTCAAGCAGGCCTGCCACGACGGCATCGACGGCCATTTCGAGAACGTGGGCGGATACATCCTCGACGCCGTGCTGCTGCGCGCCAACGCGTTCGCGCGCGTGGCCCTGTGCGGCATGATCGCCGGCTACGACGGCCAGCCGCTGCCGCTCGCGAACCCGGCGCTCATCCTCATCAACCGCATGAGGATCGAGGGCTTCATCGTCAGCGAGCACATGGAGGTCTGGCCCGAGGCGCTCGCGGAGCTCGGCGGCCTGGTGGCCAGCGGCAGGCTGCGCCCGCGCGAGACCATCGCCCAGGGCCTGGCCGCCGCGCCCCAGGCCTTCCTGGACCTGCTGCAGGGGCGCAACTTCGGCAAGCAGCTGGTCAAGCTGATTTGACGCACCGGCACCGGGGCCGGGCCCGCGGTAGCATGATGTGAGCCTGGCTGTACGCAGCGCCCGCCGGAGTCGCACCGTGACCGAACTCATCCTGCACCACTACCCCGCATCGCCGTTCGCGCACAAGGCGCGCTGCGTGCTCGGCTTCAAGCGGCTGGCGTGGCGGTCCGTCATCGTGCCCAGCGTCATGCCCAAGCCCGACGTGGTGGCGCTGACGGGTGGCTACCGGCGCACGCCGTTCCTGCAGATAGGCGCCGACATCTATTGCGACACGGCGCTGATCTGCGACGTGCTGGAGCACCTGCGGCCCGAGCCCACGCTGTACCCGCCGCACCTCAAGGGCGTCTCGCGCGTGTTCGCGCAGTGGGCCGACACCATGCTGTTCACCGCCGCCATGGCCTACAACCTGCAGCCGCGCGCGGCCGAGGCGCTGTTCGCCGGCTTCCCCGAGGGCGCGGCCCAGGCCTTCAGCGCCGACCGGCGCGCCATGGGCATGGCGCACCCGCACCCGCAGGACGCGGCGGCGGCCTACCGCTCCTACCTGCGGCGCATCGCCAACATGGTCGAGGAGCATGACTTCCTGTTCGGCAGCGAGCCCTGCGTGGCCGACTTTGCTGCCTACCACCCGCTGTGGTTCACGCGCCAGTGCGTGCCGGTGATGGCGGACATCCTGTCCGCCACCCCGGCCGTGCTTGAATGGATGGACCGCCTGGCGGCGCTGGGCCAGGGCCGGGCCGAGAAGCTCAGCGCCCAGGACGCCATCACCGTGGCCGCGGGCGCCGTGCCGCAGCCGCTGCTGCCCGAGGTCTTCCAAGACGAGCACGGCATCGCCCTGGGCAGCCACGTGAGCATCGCTGCCGAGAGCTTCGGCACCGAGCCCACCGTGGGCCTGCTGGTCGCCGCCACGCGCACGCGCTACACGCTGGCGCGCACCGACCCGCGCGCGGGAGACCTGCATGTGCACTTTCCGCGTATCGGCTATGTGTTGCGTCCTGCCTGAATCTGGGGTGTGAGCTGGCTCTAGCGCTTGCCAGAAAAGCCCCAAAGCCCAATTCGGTCGAGAGCAAAAGGAATGGCTCTTATGGCGCCGGCCGCACCAGCCGCACCACCAGCCGCGTGCCGCGGCCCACGTCGCCGCGGGCCTGGCCGCTGGCCATGTCCACGGCCCAGCTCTGCTGCACCGTCATGCTGCTCTCGCCCGCGCCGCCGCGCATCACGTTGCCGTATGCATAGGGGTTGACGGAGCCGGTGTTGACGCTGGCCGTGCCCGTCCAGTGCCAGTCGCGCGGCGTGGCCGGGAACAGCCGCTGGTCCACCGATGGCGGCTGCGCGCTGCGGTTCACCAGGCGGCGCAGCTCGTTCACGCGCGGCAGGCGCCAGGCCACGCCGCTGTCCTTCCAGCGCTGGCGCGCCAGCGCCTGGGCCTCGCCGTAGGTCAGCAGCCGGGCCAGGCCGGCGCAATGGCTGCCCGTCCAGCGCATGCCCTCCACGCAGCGCGGCCAGGCAAGGCGTGCGCGCTGGTCGATGACCAGCGTGCCGTCGGGTGACACGCTCAACGCGGGCGGTTGTGCGGCTTGTGCGGGCGCGGCTGCGCCGGCGTCGCCGCGCGGCGCGGCGGCGGCCGGCAGGGCCAGCGCGGCGCACAGGACTAGGGCGAATCGACATTCAAACACCCCCGTCGCCAAGGTCCTGGGCAGTCGACGGCTAGGCGCGAGCTGCGCCGTGTATCGCGATACACCAGCGGCGAGCAACGACGCCGGGGGCTGCCCAGGACCTTGGCCCGAAGGGTTGCCCATAGCGGCCCGCCATGCGTCGTTGCTCCTCGGTTGTTGGTGCCTACCAGCGTCCTCCTCGCGCCTAGCCTGGCGGGCCGCTATGGGCAACGACGGGGGTGTTTGAATGTCGATTCGCCCTAGGGCGGCATGGCCAGGAAGGCGGGGGATGATGGCGGATGCGGGCATGGCAGCGCCATTGTCGGCGCGCCCGCGCGAAGCCAATGGCCCGATCAGAGGGCGCTTGCAGGCCTTTATGCGGCCGCCGGGCAGGATGCGGCGAGTCTGGAGACAATCGGGCGGATGCCCATGTCCGTCTTGCCGCGCATGGCCCCGCCGCCAGGGCCACTCCACACCTTGCCGCTCTGCCCTTGGCCCGGAGGCCGGCGGTGAGCGCACGCCCGGGCATCGGCCCGGTCATCGACGACGGCCTGGCGCCGTCCGCGCGCCGCCAGGCCATGCTGGTCATCATTCTGGGGCTGACGCTGGCCGTGCTCGACACCAGCCTCGTCAACCTGGCGCTGCCCGACATCGCGCGCCAGCTGCAGTCCAATGCGGCGCAGTCGATCTGGGTGGTCAATGCCTACCAGCTCGCCACGCTGATCGTGCTGCTGCCGCTCGCGGCCCTGGGCGAGCGCATGGGCTACCGGCGCGTGTATCTGGTGGGCATCGCGCTGTTTTCCGCGGCGTCGGTAGGCGCCATGCTGGCCTCATCCATGCTGGCGCTGATCGTTGCGCGCGCCCTGCAGGGCCTGGGCGCGGCCGGCGTGATGGCCGTGAACGCGGCCCTGGTGCGCCTGATCTATCCGCGTGCGCAGCTGGGCCAGGGCATGGCCATCAATTCGCTGGTGGTGGCCACGGCGTCCATGGCCGGGCCGTCGGTGGCGGCGGCGATCCTGTCGGTGGCGTCTTGGCCCTGGCTGTTCGCCATGAACCTGCCGCTGGGCCTGGGCATCTGGTGGCTGGGGCGGCGCGCGTTGCCGGCCAACCCGCCGTCGGAGCACGACGGGCCGCGCTTTTCCGCCATCGACGTGCTGCTCAACGGCACCATGTTCACGCTGATCTTCCTGGGCGGCGCGCAACTGGGCGTGCGCGGGCAGGCGCAGGGCGCGGGCGGCGTCGCGGGTGGGTGGCTGCTGGCCGCCGGCTTGGCCGTGGGGGCCGTGTTCCTGCGGCGCCAGTGGCGCCTGGCGGCGCCGCTGTTCCCGGTGGACCTGCTGCGCATACCCGTGTTCGCGCTGTCCATGGGCTCGTCCGTGGGGGCGTTCTGCGCGCAGATGCTGGGTTTCCTGGCACTGCCGTTCCTGCTGCTGGAGGCGCAGGGCCGCAGCCACCTGGAGGCCGGCCTGCTCATCACCGCCTGGCCTCTGGCCACGGCCCTGGTGGCGCCGCTGGCGGGGCGCATGATCGGCCGCTACCCCGACGGCCTGCTGGGCGGCATAGGCATGGCCGTGTTCGCGGCCGGCCTGCTGTCGCTGGGCCTGCTGCCGGCGCAGCCGGCCGACTGGAACGTGGTCTGGCGCATGGCGCTGTGCGGCGCGGGCTTCGCGTTGTTCCAGTCGCCTAACAACCACACCATCGTCAGCTCGGCCCCGCTGCACCGCAGCGGCGCGGCCAGCGGCATGCTGGGTACAGCGCGCCTGACGGGCCAGACGCTGGGCGCGGTGGTGCTGGCGGCCATCTTCGCGCTGCGGCCGGGGCATGACGGCAGCGCCGAGTCCCTGGCCTTGCTGCTGGCCGCGGGCTGCGCGTTCGCGGCCGGGGTGTGCAGCTCGCTGCGCGTGCGTGCCTGATGCAGCAGGGGGCCACAGCTTCTGCCCTGGTATGGCTGCGCCGCGACCTGCGCTGCGACGACCATGCCGCGCTGTATCACGCGCTACGCCGCTTTGGGCGGGTGTATTGTGCCTTCGTGTTCGATACCGACATCCTGGACGCGCTGCCCACGCGCAGCGACCGGCGCGTGGAGTTCATCCACGCCAGCGTGCTGGAGCTGCACCAGGGACTGGCCGAGCTTGCCGCCCGAAGCGGCGCCCCGGGCGGCGGGCTGATCGTGCGCCATGGCCCGGCTCCGGAGTGCATCGTGCGGCTGGCGCGCAGCCTGGGCGTGCAGGAGGTGCTGGCCAACCGCGACTACGAGCCCCAGGCCATCGAGCGCGACCGGCGCGTGGCCCGGGCCCTGCAGGCCGCGGGCATCGCCTTCAGCGACTACAAGGACCAGGCGCTGCTCGACCGCGACGAGGTGCTGACCCGGCAGGGCCGACCCTACGGCGTGTTCACGCCCTACAGGCGCGCGTGGCTGCAAAGGCTCGACGCCTTCCAGCTCACGCCATACCCGGTGGCGAGCCACGCCCGGCACCTGGCCGCGCCGCCCGCGGGCGAGTGCCTGCCCACGCTGCAGGAACTGGGCTTTGCGCGCACCAACCTGCACGAGCTGCCCCTGCCCACCGGCATGCGCGGCGCGCAGCTGCTGCTGCAGGACTTCATGCCGCGCATGGCGGCGTACCACGAGGCGCGCGACTACCCCGGGCGCAAGGGCGTGTCCTACCTGTCGGTGCACCTGCGCTTCGGCACCGTGTCCATCCGCCAACTGGCGGCGCTGGCGGCCGCGCAGGCGGCCCAGGGCTGCGAGGGCGCGCAGGCCTGGCTGTCTGAGCTGGCCTGGCGCGACTTCTACTTCATGATCCTGTGGCACCACCCACAAGTGGCCACGCAGTCGTTCAAGCCCGTGTACGACCGCGTGCAGTGGGACGACGCGCCCGAGCTCTGGCAGGCCTGGTGCGGGGCGCGCACCGGCTACCCGCTGGTCGATGCCGCCATGCGCCAGCTGCACCAGACGGGCTACATGCACAACCGCCTGCGCATGGTGGTGGCGAGCTTTCTGACCAAGGACTTAGGGCTGGACTGGCGCCGGGGCGAGCGCCATTTCGCTGCGCACCTGAACGACTACGACCTGGCGGCCAACAACGGCGGCTGGCAGTGGGCCGCCTCGACCGGCTGCGACGCGCAGCCATGGTTCCGCATCTTCAACCCCGTCACGCAGTCGCAAAGATTCGACCCGCAGGGCCGCTTCATCCGCTGCTACCTGCCCGAGCTCGCGCGCGTGCCGGACGCGCACATCCACTTTCCCGCCGCCATGGGGCCGCTGGAGTTGGCGGCCTGCGGCCTGCGCCTGGGGGTGGACTATCCTTTGCCCGTCGTGGACCATGCCCGGGCGCGCGAGCGCACCTTGATGCGCTTTCACTTCCTGGGCGCGAGCGAGGGCGGCTGAGCCCCTACATCAGCACGGTCTGCGCCACGACCACCACGCCGATGAGCAGGTTCACGCCCACCCAGGCGCGGATCCTGCCCAGCGCCTGGCCCCCGGCGCTCCAGTCCGAGGTGGCCACGGCCTGCTCCAGACGGCTGAGCAGCGCGAAGTAGATGTAGGCGAAGATGCCCATCATCACGATGCCCAGCGTGGCCATGATGGTCCAGTCCAGCGGCATGGAGAATGCGCCGCCCGATCCCACGCTCACCGCGCCGATCATGCCCAGCCCGCTGGTCAGCACGACGACGATGGCCACGGCCACCGCGCCCAGGAAGCGCTGCAGCACGTCGTGCATCAGCTGCACGCGCTGCGGCGGTTCGAGCCGCTGCGCCGCGGGCCGCAGGAAGAGATGGGCGAAGACCATGCCGCCGATCCACACGATGATGGACAGGACGTGGGTGAGCTTGAGGGCGTTGTAGAGCATGAGCGGGGCCAGGTGCGAAACCCGCAATTGTGCAGCGGTGCGGGTGCCGCCCCGGTGGTATTCCTCGCCCGCGTAAAGGGTGTCACGTGCCGGCGCCGGCATGCTCCGCCCGCAGCGCCCCCGCGGCCTGCACCATGTTGCGCAGCGCGGCCTCGGTCTCGGGCCAGGCGCGGGTCTTGAGGCCGCAGTCGGGGTTGACCCAGAGGTTGCCGGGCGGCACCACCTCGGCGGCCCTGCGCAGCAGGCGCAGCATCTCGTCCACGCCGGGCACGCGCGGCGAGTGGATGTCGTACACGCCGGGGCCGATCTCGTTGGGGTATTTGAAGGTGCCGAAGCCCTGCAGCAGCTCCATGCCGGAGCGGCTGGTCTCGATGGTGATCACGTCGGCGTCCATGGCGGCGATCCCGGGCAGGATGTCGTTGAACTCGCTGTAGCACATGTGGGTGTGGATCTGCGTGGCGTCGCCCACGCCGCACGCGGCGATGCGGAAGGCACGCGTGGCCCAGTCCAGGTAGGGCTTCCAGTGCGCGCGGCGCAGCGGCAGGCCCTCGCGGATGGCGGGCTCGTCGATCTGCACGATGCCGATGCCGGCGCGCTCCAGGTCTGCCACCTCGTCGCGGATGGCCCAGGCGATCTGCTCGCAGGTGCGGCTGCGCGGCTGGTCGTCGCGCACGAAGGACCATTGCAGGATGGTCACGGGCCCGGTGAGCATGCCCTTCATGGGCCGGGGCGTGAGGCTCTGGGCGTATACCGTCCAGTCCACCGTCATGGGGCGCGGGCGGGCCACGTCGCCGTAGAGCACGGGCGGCTTGACGCAGCGCGAGCCGTAGCTCTGCACCCAGCCGTTTTGCGTGAACGCGAAGCCGTCGAGCTGCTCGCCGAAGTACTCCACCATGTCGTTGCGCTCGGCCTCGCCGTGCACGAGCACGTCCAGGCCCAGCGCCTCCTGCGTGCGCACGGCGTGCGCGATCTCGGCGCGCATGCGGGCCTGGTACTCGGCGTCGTCCAGCGCGCCGCGGCGGTGGGCGGCGCGCGCCGCGCGGATGGCGGGGGTCTGCGGGAACGAGCCTATCGTGGTGGTGGGCAGCAGCGGCAGGCGCAGGCGCGTGCGCTGCACCGCCTGGCGCGCGGGGAAGGGGGCGCGGCGCCGGTCGGCGCCCTCGGGCGCCCCGGCCAGGCGGCGGGTCACCTCGGGGCGATGCACGCGCGCGCTGGCGCGGCGGCTGGCGGCGGCGGCGCGGGCATCGGCCAGCCGGGGATCGCCGTCGCCTGCGCGGCCGTCCAGCAGCGCGGCCAGCAGGCCGAGCTCGCCGAGCTTCTCGGTGGCGAAGGTGAGCCAGGAGCGCAGCTCGGCGTCGAGCGCGTCCTCGCCCGCGAGCGAGACGGGCACGTGCAGCAGCGAGCACGAGGGCGCGATCCACAGTGGCCCCTGATGCTTGTCGGCCACGGGGCGCAGCAGGGCCAGGGCGGCGTCGGGGTCGGTGCGCCAGATGTTGCGGCCGTCCACCACGCCCACCGACAGCACCTTGTAGCCCGGCAGCCAGTCGGCCACGCCCGTGAGCTCGTGCGGCGCGCGCACGGCGTCCACGTGCAGGCCGGCCACGGGCAGCTGGCAGGCCAGGCGCAGGTGGTCTTCGAGCGGCGAGAAGTAGGTGGCCAGCAGCACCTGCGGCCCGGCCTTGCCGAGCTGCCAGTAGGCGGGCTCGAACGCCTGGCTCCAGGCGGCGGGCAGATCCAGGCCCAGGATGGGCTCGTCGATCTGCACCCACTCCACGCCCTGCGCCTTGAGCCGCGCGAGGATCTGCGCGTACACGGGCAGCAGGCGGTCGAGCAGGGCCAGGCGGTCGAAGGGGGTGTCGCCCTTCTCCTTGGACAGCCACAGGAAGGTGAGCGGCCCCACCAGCACGGCCTTCACGCGGTGACCCAGCGCCTGGGCCTGGGCAACCTCGCCGAACAGGCGCTCGCTGGCGAGGGAGAAGGCCGTGCCGGCGTGCAGCTCGGGCACGAGGTAGTGGTAGTTGGTGTCGAACCACTTGGTCATCTCCAGCGCGCTCTGGCCCGCGCCCTCATGCGCCGCGTGCGTGCAGCCGGCGCCGCAGCCGGGCGCGCCGTGGGCCTGCGCCTGCACGCCGCGCGCCATCGCGAAGTAGCGCGCCAGCTCCGGCGTGTCCGGCGCGAAGCCGAAGCGCGCGCTCTCGCAGCCCAGCAGCTGGATGTGGTTGGCCACGTGGTCGTAGAAGGCGAAGTCGCCCACCGTGACGAAGGCCAGGCCCGCGTCGCGCTGGGCCTGCCAGTGGCGCGTGCGCAGTTCGGCGCCCACGGCTTCGAGGGCGGCGGCGTCGATCTCGCCGCGCCAGTGGCGCTCCAGCGCGAACTTGAGCTCGCGCTGCGCGCCCATGCGCGGAAAGCCCAGGGTGTGCGTGAGGACGGGGGTGGCGGCCATGGCGTAGTGGTTCCTTTGCTTGCAGTCGTTGATGCCTGGCCGCAATGGTCCGCCAAGGGTGTTTATGATTCAAACGAAAGTTTTGTCAATTCATCTTGAGAATTTCTAATGATTCAGTCGATCCTGGAGATTCGGCACCTGCGCACGCTGCAGGCGCTGCGCGACAGCGGCAGCCTGGTGCGGGCGGCGCAACTGCTCAATCTCACGCAGTCGGCGCTCTCGCACCAGATCAAGCTGCTGGAGGACCGCTACGGCACGCCGCTGTTCGAGCGCAAGTCCGTGCCGCCGCAGTTCAGCGCCACGGGCACGCGCCTGCTGCAGCTGGCCGACGCCGTGCTGCCCCAGGTGGAGGCGGCCGAGCGCGACGTGGCGCGCCTGTCGCAGGGGCAGGGCGGACAACTGCGCATCGCCGTGGAGTGCCACACCTGCTTTGACTGGCTGATGCCGGCCATGGACGCCTTCCGCGCGCGCTGGCCCGAGGTGGAGCTGGACATCGTGAGCGGCTTCCACGCAGACCCCGTGGGCCTGCTGCACCAGGGGCGGGCGGACCTGGCCATCGTCTCCGAGGTGGACGCGCAGGAGCAGGGCGTGGACTACCACCCGCTGTTCGGCTTCGAGATCCGGGCGCTGCTGGCCAACACGCACGCGCTGCTGGCCAAGCCCTACCTGGTGGCGCAGGACTTCGCCGACCAGACCGTCATCACCTACCCCGTGCCCGACGAGATGCTGGACCTGGTGCGCCAGGTGCTGGAGCCCGCCGGCGTGCGCCCGCCGCGGCGCACCACCGAACTCACCGTGGCCATGCTGCAGCTCGTGGCCAGCGGCCGCGGCGTGGCCGCCCTGCCGCTGTGGGCCGTGCAGGGCTACCTGGACCGGGGCTACGTGGCGGCGCGACCCATCGGCACGCAGGGGCTGCGCGGCGAACTGCACGCGGCCTGCCTGCCGCAACTCTCGTCCAGGCCCTTCCTGCAGGACTTCGTGCGCGTGACGCGCGAGACGAGCTTCGTCACGCTCAAGGGGGTGGAGCTTCTATGATTTTGATAGCTGCAGGCGCTCTCTGAGAAAGCGCTGTAGGCAGTTTTCATCCAAATTCCCAGAGGGACTGCAGAACTTAGATAACGCGAATCATTCTCAATCAATTTATGCGCCCATGGCCGCCAGTCTTGCCATCCACTCCCGCCTGCACGTCGCGTTGCGCATTGCCGCCGCCGTGCTGGGCGGCTACGCCTTCTGCTGGGGCTTCGTCGCGCGCAGCCTGCCGCGCGTGTGGCTGGTGCTGGCGGGCGCGGCATCGCTCGTGCAGATGGGCCTGGCCTGACGGGGAGATACACGCATGTTCCAAAATTTCCGCCTTGCCATGACCTGGCTGCACACTTGGTTCGGGCTCGCGCTCTGCTTCGTGCTCATGGTCGTTTTCTTCTTCGGCACGCTAGTCGGTGTTCGACCGTGAGGCCGACCGCTGGGCCATCCCGCAGTCGCGCTTCGCGCCGCAGCC
This region of Alicycliphilus denitrificans K601 genomic DNA includes:
- a CDS encoding SDR family oxidoreductase, whose protein sequence is MARTVQQLFDLSGKTALVTGGSRGLGLQMAQALGEAGARIMLSSRKAEDLEQAVAELQAAGIDARWIAADCAREDDIQRLASETLQRMGDVDILVNNAGATWGAPAEDHPLAAWDKVMNLNVRGYFLLSQAIAKHSMIPRRGGRIINVASIAGLAGNPFEMKTIAYNTSKGAVLNFTRALAGEWGVYGICVNAICPGFFKTKMTTVLIETLSEEKMATHAPLRRLGDDEDLKGITLLYASEAGKHITGQWLAVDGGVSAILGG
- a CDS encoding DUF1566 domain-containing protein, coding for MFECRFALVLCAALALPAAAAPRGDAGAAAPAQAAQPPALSVSPDGTLVIDQRARLAWPRCVEGMRWTGSHCAGLARLLTYGEAQALARQRWKDSGVAWRLPRVNELRRLVNRSAQPPSVDQRLFPATPRDWHWTGTASVNTGSVNPYAYGNVMRGGAGESSMTVQQSWAVDMASGQARGDVGRGTRLVVRLVRPAP
- a CDS encoding NADP-dependent oxidoreductase, whose amino-acid sequence is MPRNTQILLDNRPRGQASPDNFRLVVGDTPALRDGQVLVRHHYLSLDPYMRGRMNEGKSYAACQPLGEVMIGGTVGEVAESHHPAYAVGDKVVGMGGWQEWSVVDGDAPGMLRKVDTRHVPLSYYLGAVGMPGVTAWYGLVRIIDPRPGQTLVVSAASGAVGSAFGALAKARGCRVVGIAGGPDKCRYVTEELGFDACIDHRAHGDLASMSKALKQACHDGIDGHFENVGGYILDAVLLRANAFARVALCGMIAGYDGQPLPLANPALILINRMRIEGFIVSEHMEVWPEALAELGGLVASGRLRPRETIAQGLAAAPQAFLDLLQGRNFGKQLVKLI
- a CDS encoding MFS transporter yields the protein MLVIILGLTLAVLDTSLVNLALPDIARQLQSNAAQSIWVVNAYQLATLIVLLPLAALGERMGYRRVYLVGIALFSAASVGAMLASSMLALIVARALQGLGAAGVMAVNAALVRLIYPRAQLGQGMAINSLVVATASMAGPSVAAAILSVASWPWLFAMNLPLGLGIWWLGRRALPANPPSEHDGPRFSAIDVLLNGTMFTLIFLGGAQLGVRGQAQGAGGVAGGWLLAAGLAVGAVFLRRQWRLAAPLFPVDLLRIPVFALSMGSSVGAFCAQMLGFLALPFLLLEAQGRSHLEAGLLITAWPLATALVAPLAGRMIGRYPDGLLGGIGMAVFAAGLLSLGLLPAQPADWNVVWRMALCGAGFALFQSPNNHTIVSSAPLHRSGAASGMLGTARLTGQTLGAVVLAAIFALRPGHDGSAESLALLLAAGCAFAAGVCSSLRVRA
- a CDS encoding glutathione S-transferase family protein, which translates into the protein MTELILHHYPASPFAHKARCVLGFKRLAWRSVIVPSVMPKPDVVALTGGYRRTPFLQIGADIYCDTALICDVLEHLRPEPTLYPPHLKGVSRVFAQWADTMLFTAAMAYNLQPRAAEALFAGFPEGAAQAFSADRRAMGMAHPHPQDAAAAYRSYLRRIANMVEEHDFLFGSEPCVADFAAYHPLWFTRQCVPVMADILSATPAVLEWMDRLAALGQGRAEKLSAQDAITVAAGAVPQPLLPEVFQDEHGIALGSHVSIAAESFGTEPTVGLLVAATRTRYTLARTDPRAGDLHVHFPRIGYVLRPA
- a CDS encoding PaaI family thioesterase; translation: MLDFGADIPFVKELGFTLRRMHGGESELHYQARPEHTNSFGVMHGGAVMTLLDVAMATAARSDTLDTGVVTIEMKTSFMRPARGPMVARGKLIQRTRSMAFAEAWVYDAEGRLCSQSTGTFKYVPRAQPAAGQGGGAISTD
- a CDS encoding MFS transporter; this translates as MTSPDTPRWYFGWNIVAAATVLTTLTVGLRLGLGPLFLPMAEDLGFSRSMLSSIVAVGMLCYGAATPLAGWLVARRGTRFVLLAGTVMLVGSTLWAVTARTPLQLLLSFGILMSIGAGFTSPVALTPVISRWFNRRRGMALFFLSTGSMAGIAIMTPALGLALQHASWQATLLGFAVLFAAITVPAALFLIRDEAPLDGDAPLPGAHRAANPVVPVGQHYTVLQAMRTSTFLKITLGMFACGFSMNLLGTHGMPMLMDHGFDATTSALGIGLIGLVAIPSTLVLGRLADRLPRRKLLAAIYCVRGVGFFSLLLAGSTLELYGTSVIGGIAWAGSIALSSAILADVYGVRLVGVLYGWTYVGHQVGAMISSWLGGWGYEHFGTHWLAFGLSGALLMMAAGVALLLPGRRPPLPAARATA
- a CDS encoding cryptochrome/photolyase family protein → MQQGATASALVWLRRDLRCDDHAALYHALRRFGRVYCAFVFDTDILDALPTRSDRRVEFIHASVLELHQGLAELAARSGAPGGGLIVRHGPAPECIVRLARSLGVQEVLANRDYEPQAIERDRRVARALQAAGIAFSDYKDQALLDRDEVLTRQGRPYGVFTPYRRAWLQRLDAFQLTPYPVASHARHLAAPPAGECLPTLQELGFARTNLHELPLPTGMRGAQLLLQDFMPRMAAYHEARDYPGRKGVSYLSVHLRFGTVSIRQLAALAAAQAAQGCEGAQAWLSELAWRDFYFMILWHHPQVATQSFKPVYDRVQWDDAPELWQAWCGARTGYPLVDAAMRQLHQTGYMHNRLRMVVASFLTKDLGLDWRRGERHFAAHLNDYDLAANNGGWQWAASTGCDAQPWFRIFNPVTQSQRFDPQGRFIRCYLPELARVPDAHIHFPAAMGPLELAACGLRLGVDYPLPVVDHARARERTLMRFHFLGASEGG